Part of the Streptomyces europaeiscabiei genome is shown below.
GGCGTCGCGCAGGATGGCCCTGGCGAGGGCGACGCGCTGGCGCTGGCCGCCCGAGAGTTTCACGCCCCGCTCCCCCACCAGGGTGCCGAAACCGTCGGGGAGTTGGTCGGCGAACTCCGTGACGTGCGCGGCCGCGGCGGCGGCGTGGATCTCCTCGTCAGTGGCGCCGGGCCGGGCGAAGGCGATGTTGTCCCGCAGGCTGCGGTGGAACATGGCGGGTTCCTGCGGGACGTAGGCGATCAGTGAGCGCAGGTCGGTCTGGCGCAGCCGGCTGATGTCCTGCCCGCCGATCAGGACGCGTCCGTCGTCGATGTCCGACATCCGCAGCAGGAGCCGGGTGAGTGTGGTCTTGCCGCCGCCGGACCTGCCGACCAGCCCGATCCGTGCGCCTGCGGGCGCGTCCAGGTCGAGTCCCTGGAAGATCGGCTTCGCGCCCGCGTGGGCGAAGGTCACCGCCTCGAAGCGGATGCCGGTGTCCCGCGGTGCGAGCGGTTCGGGTTCTGTCGGGTCGAGCACGGTGGGCGGATCCAGCAGCAGCTCGGTGAACTGCGCGGCCTCGGTCATCGAGCTTTCCAGACGCCGGTAGATCTGGTTGAACTCGAACATGATCTGGGTCGCGTTGGAGTAGTAGGTGAAAGCGACGACGACCTCCTCCACTCCCTGGCCCGGGCCACCGAAGACGATGGCGACCAACAGACCCAGCACGTTGGTCAGCACGGACATGGGGGCGATCAGGGTGTCGACGCGCAGATTGCCGAAGTCCCACGACCTCAGTGTCAGGCGCCGGGAATCCGCGACACGGCTGCGGTGCTCGTCGGCCTCCCGCCCCTCGGCCGCGAACGCCCGGATGGTCTCCATGTTCGCGAGGCTGTCGGCGACGTGGCCGGAGACCCGGGCGATCGCCGCCTCACGGTCGTTGACGAGCCGCTGTCGGCGACGGATCAGAGGTGTCGCGGCCACCACGGTCAGCGCGATCATCACAAGAAGACCGGCGACGAGCATCGGTTCGTAGCTCCACAGCACCACGGCACCGAACGCCAGGGGAACGAGACTGCCCACGATCCGGTACGTCACCGTGTCGACGAAGTCCTCGAAACGCTTGCCGAAGCTCAGCACCCGTTTGGTCAGGGAGCCGGCGAAGTTGTCGTGGAAGAACGCCGCGTCCTTGGCGAGGAGTTCGTCCATGCCGCTCACGTACAGGTGTTCCATGCCGAGGGCGTCCACGCGGTTCAGGCAGTGCTGCCCGACCCGCCACACGGCCTCGGCGAGCAACAGCGTCACGCCGAAGCCCAGCACGTACGGCAGCGCCGAGCTGAGGGTGAGACCGTTGTCATCGGCGGCCTGACCTGCCAGTTTGGCGATCAGGAGGGGGGCGACGTAACGGATGCCGATGTTGCCCACGGCCGGCAGCAGCAGCGCGGGCAGGGCCAGCCGTCGTAGTCGCAGCAGTTCCCGTCCGTAGAGGCGCAGTGCCAGAACGACCGCGCTCCTGCCGGGCGCCGGTCCTCGCGTATCTGTTGTCCCCATCACACTCCCGCAGTTCGGAAGTCGGAAGTGTCCCGTCGAGGGAGGTCCTCAGTCCAGGCATTTACCCCGGACCGGCGAGAACCGGACACCGCTGCCTTCGGCCTACGCAGCAGAGGTTTCCGCTGGTGAGCCTGCGTCAGTCGGTGCAGCCGTCGTCCTCACGCGGGGTCCGCGAGCACCGTCGCAAGCACGGCAACCGAGCCGTGATTCACCGTATCGGCGGACCAGTGAGGCCACCGGCTCCCGAACCACGCATCGGCTCTGTCGACAGAGCCACGTCCACGTGTGGCACGCAATCCGTGCCGCTGGGCTCCGGTTCACGTGCGGGTGCGGACGCGGACCAGGAGGAGTGCGACATCGTCGTCGGGCTGCGGGCGCAGGGCGTTGAGGAGGGCGTCGCTGATCTGTTCCAGGCTGGTGCTGCCCGGGGACCTGAGGAAGCGGGTGAGGGTGGTGAGACCGGTGTCGATGGGTTCTGTTCGGTTCTCGACCAGTCCGTCGGTGTAGAGCGCGAGCAACGAGCCGGGGGCGAGTTTCAGTTCCACTGTGCCGAAGTCCACGCCGCCCACTCCGAGCGGTACGCCGCCGGGGACGTCGACGAGGCGCGCGGTACCGTCGGCCGTGGCCAGGACGGGCGGCAGGTGACCGGCGCTGGACAGGGTGCAGGTGCCGCGCTCGAGGTCGCACACGGCGT
Proteins encoded:
- a CDS encoding ABC transporter ATP-binding protein, coding for MGTTDTRGPAPGRSAVVLALRLYGRELLRLRRLALPALLLPAVGNIGIRYVAPLLIAKLAGQAADDNGLTLSSALPYVLGFGVTLLLAEAVWRVGQHCLNRVDALGMEHLYVSGMDELLAKDAAFFHDNFAGSLTKRVLSFGKRFEDFVDTVTYRIVGSLVPLAFGAVVLWSYEPMLVAGLLVMIALTVVAATPLIRRRQRLVNDREAAIARVSGHVADSLANMETIRAFAAEGREADEHRSRVADSRRLTLRSWDFGNLRVDTLIAPMSVLTNVLGLLVAIVFGGPGQGVEEVVVAFTYYSNATQIMFEFNQIYRRLESSMTEAAQFTELLLDPPTVLDPTEPEPLAPRDTGIRFEAVTFAHAGAKPIFQGLDLDAPAGARIGLVGRSGGGKTTLTRLLLRMSDIDDGRVLIGGQDISRLRQTDLRSLIAYVPQEPAMFHRSLRDNIAFARPGATDEEIHAAAAAAHVTEFADQLPDGFGTLVGERGVKLSGGQRQRVALARAILRDAPILLLDEATSALDSESELLVQDALWRLMDGRTALVVAHRLSTVAGMDRLVVLDRGSVVEQGSHKELLAANGAYAKLWQHQSGGFLGESTESALGHPVPEAGPSGLPGPGDPMPDEDRRTSSHARTGTGSA